The sequence below is a genomic window from Paenibacillus sp. DCT19.
CGACACCAATGGCAAGCAGTGACTTCCAGTGCAGGAAGGATTCTCCGATGGTCTGCAAGCTTATTTTCCCGCTGGCGAGTGGAGCCATTACCCCAATGGTCAGGATGATAATGCCAATGGTCAACCCATACTTCTCAAGCCAAGGAAAAGCCTGATTCAGATTCAATACGCGCAGCAATAATAGAAACACCATGGCTACGGCCACCGGAGTATTACTGCTGATGATGCCAAGCGCGGCGAATCCGAGTAACAGCAGCGAAGTTATATCCATTGATTTCATTTCCCTTCGGAAAGTTTACGATTCTTGCTCACAATATGTTCTGCAATATATTTACCATGCCAGCGCCCGGATTCGATAAATACTTCATTGGCATTACGACCTGATGCAATGACACCACCGACATAAATGCCAGGTACACTACTCTCCATCGTTTGCGGATCATACTTCGGTTTATCCATATCTTCGGACATTTCCACCCCTACAGAAGTGAGCAGTTTACGGTCAGGACGGAACCCAGTCATAGCTAATACAAAATCATTTTCCAATTCGCTGGTTGTTCCATCATGATGCAAGAGGCGAACAGAATCATCCAAAATTTCATTCACTCTTGCATTGAGATGTAAGGTAATTCGTCCTTTTTGAACCATGCTCTCAAATAGTGGACGAACCCAAGATTTAATATGTTCGGACAATCCGCTTCCGCGGTACACCATATCAATATGTGCACCTACACGAACGAGTTCCATCGCGGCATCCACGGCAGAATTACTTCCACCGATAATGGCAACACGGGTCTGAGCGTAAGGGTGGGCTTCACGGAAATAGTGCGTAACTTTATCTTTGTCTTCTCCCGGAATACCGAGGTAGTTAGGATGATCGAAATAACCTGTGGCTACAACGATGTTACGTCCTTCATGAATAACAGTCTGCCCACGTCGGTTCATCGTATGTACTTCGAACGTTCCATCGTCCTTACACTTGATTGTGTGAGCTTCCTCATAGTTATGAACACGAAGGTTAAAATGTTCAGCGACCTTGCGATAATAGGCAAGAGCCTCATAACGAAACGGCTTGTCGTTAGGCGTGCTAAACGGAACATTTCCGATCTCAAGCAACTCAGCCGTGCTAAAAAATTGCATATGGGTTGGATACAAATAGATAGATTGTACAATGTTGTACTTTTCTATGATTACAGCAGATAATCCCAACCGTTCACATTCAATGGCAGCAGATAGACCACAGGGTCCTCCACCGATAATAATGACATCTTCCATGTTCTTACTCCTCCTTAAATTCAGCAATATAATCCTACCGTAAATAACACTCTAATGCCAGCGTACGGTGAGATATAGGCTGAACTACCACACCAAAATAAAGGATTTGACTTTAATTGGACAAAAGATTAACATCTAATTAGATATTCATCTAATATATTGAGGTTGAAATGGGGCTGAATCATTCATGCAGTTGGAGAAAATAGTGGCTTATCACAAAGCATTGGCTGATCCAACCCGACTTCGCATGTTATTGCTGTTATCCCAGGGAGAATTGAACGGTCAGGCGCTCGCGGAGCGGTTGAACTTGTCCCAGCCAACGGTGACACATCATGCATCAAAATTACGAGAAGCTGCGCTCATTAAAGAAAGAAGAGAGAAGAACATTGTATTTTTCTCATTAAATCCTTCTTTCATTCGCGAGCATGCACAAGCTTCCGTAGATTTTATTTTTAAAAGTGAGGAGGTTACTGATATGAGTGAGGTGAACGAAACCTTGAAGGCGTCCGTGATGCGGAATTTTTTCTCCAAGGATGGACGAATTCGACAAATACCAGCGCAGTATAAGAAAAAACTGATTGTTCTTGGTCACTTGGCCCGGCAACTTGAATTCGGTCGCAAGTACACGGAAAAGGAAATCAATGTTTTCATTCAAAATTATCATGAGGATTTCGCAACGATCCGTCGTGAGTTTATCATGCACCAGTTCATGTATCGTGAAGACGGAGTATACGAACTGAATCCAAAAGAAATGTGGACGCGTTGGGATCAAGTTAAATAATTGGCCTTGACAACCATTCAGTAAGGTGTGTAATATGTTGGATAAATCTACAAGGGAGGCGATGTAATATGACAAACTTAATGGCACTATACGTTAATTTGAATATGAACAGCGTCTCCGGAACGGATCAGAGCATATAATTATACAACCACAGGGCAGCTATGTCTGTTATGTGGGTATGTATTATTGCATGCATCAAGGAAGCCACGGGTGACGTACCTGTGGCTTTTTTTGTTGCTATTAGGAATGTTCTTTTATTTGCGGGCAGGGGAGCACTAACATATTATCCTCTGACCTATTTGCAATAAAGGTCATTCACTAATTCATTTAACAATGATTTGCCACGGGTTCATGCGACTCGTGGTTTTTTATTTTGGATACCGAACCGGAGTACACAAGTCAATCTGTCGTTATGTCCGAATCACATTATAACTATTGGGAGGAAATACGAATTTGAATAAACACTTGGAACAGTACGGATGGTCTACACAATGGCAAGAGCAATGTACAACGCTAGACATGAATCATTCCGAGAGGAAACCAGCTAGAATCATCGCAGATCATGGACATTTACAACGAATAATTACTGCGGATGGTGAAGGTTGGGGAAGAGCAACAGGGCGATTACGCCGCGAGCATGAAGAGACGGGTTCAGGTTTTACGGTAGGGGATTGGATTGAGGTTTCGGGCCCGACGGGCGATGAAGCCGTGATTCACAGTGTGTTGCCGAGAAGAAGCAAAGTGTCCAGACAAGCTGCGGGGAACGAAACGAAAGAACAACTGATTGCGGCTAATGTGGATACATTGCTAATTGTAGCCGCACTTAATAATGATTTTAATCTCAGAAGACTGGAACGTTATATGATCATGGCTTGGAATGGAGGCGTTCAACCTGTTATCGTACTGAGCAAAAGTGATCTATGCTCCAATGTGGAAGAACAGATGGCTTTAGTGGAAGGCATTGCCCCAGGTGTTGAAGTCGTCGCATTGTCTGCAGTGCAGGATCAGGGAAAAGAACAGTTAGAACGTTATCTGCAGTCTGGGATGACGGTTGCATTAACAGGTTCTTCAGGGAGTGGTAAGTCGACCTTGGTCAATTGGCTACTCGGCGAGAATGTACAGCTTACCCAATCCGTCAGGGAGGCAGACAGTCGAGGCAGACATACAACGACACATCGTGAGATGTTTGTATTACCTCAAGGGGCAGTATTGATTGATACACCGGGAATGCGGGAGCTTAACTTGTGGGAGGAAGGCGATCAGGGCTTAGCACTAGCGTTTGGTGAAATTGAGGGGTTGGCTATCTCGTGCAAGTTTCATAACTGTAGTCATACTCGCGAGTTGGGCTGTGCTGTAAAAGAGGCTATACAGAACGGCACACTAGAGGGAAAAAGACTTGATAATTACCTGAAAATGCAGAAAGAGTTGCAATTTCAGCAGCGTAAGGAGCTTCAGGCTTCGAAACGTCGAACAGCGACGAGCAAGCCAGTGAACAACCGCAAACCTAAGCATGTCCGAAGTATCAGAGAGTGGGATGAAGTTTGAGATCAGGAAGGCATCTCTCATGAAATTGGCATAAGATAGGTCAGGAGGGATGTTAGTATGCCGGATTACAACATCATTGTTGACCTATCAGACCATATGTTATATCTACTGGATGGCAACCAAGTGGTTAAAGGGTATCCTGTAGCAACAGGAAAGATGCTCACCCAGACTCCGAACGGAGAGTTCACGATCATCAACAAACAAGTGAATCCTGGGGGGCCATTTGGTGCACTGTGGATGGGGTTATCAGCACCTCATTATGGGATACATGGAACCAATGACCCTTCATCTATAGGAAAGTCTGTTTCGCATGGTTGTATCCGTATGTATAACTCAGATGTGTTGGATCTGTCTTCCAAAGTATCTGTGGGCACGAAGGTAAAGATCCGGCCCTAGGGTCGGATTTTTTTATAACATTAATCTCCACGTTAACTGCCTGCTCATATGTTTAGTTGAAATAGAATTTTGGATTAGAAAGGGAATACATGTACAATCTGTATAAATGTTGAGCTTTTACAACGAATCCTATGAGAAGGAGGACTAATCATGCAGATCAGACAAGCCCGTGAAGGGGATGCAAGGGCTATTGCTTATGTACATACCGAGAGTTGGAAGACCACATACCGGGGGATTATATCCGATGAATTTTTGGATCATTTGACTACTGAAGCCAGAATACCTCAGTGGGAGCAGATGATTCGTTCTGGCGAAAAGGAGCAGATTCTGTTGGTTGCGGAACAAGCGGATGGGGAAAATGTCGGATTTGCCTGTGGGGGGAGAGAGCGGGAAGGCAAGTTGCCTTATGATGGGGAGATTTATGCGATCTATTTACTGCAAGCCTCACAGGGACAGCGGATTGGAACTATGCTTGCCAGTCAAGTTGTCCAGCATCTTCATAAGCTAAAGCTGCGAAGTCTTTTGATCTGGGCGCTCGAGAAGAATTCGGCTTGTCGTTTCTATGAGCAGATGGGTGGAACCGTGGTTCATAGCCAGGCGCTATCCATCGGTGGGAAGGATCAGCTTGAAGTTGCCTATGGATGGGAAGACTTGCAGCTTTTTGGAGAGAGGTCTACAAGCCAGGAATGAACGGATAATAACGAGGTTTTATGGAGTGGGTCAACATTTGTACGAACTGTCAGGTACAGGTTCGAAAGGTCTAAACTAACGTTTGCGTAATCCTTAACAAGGTTAATGATGTACTACACTGCATGATATGTAGACATGAATTCTTGATTAGGAGGCGTATTCAGATGACTTTAATGGACACAAAGCAAACCTGGACTAAACAGTATATTAATGGCGAATGGATCGAAGGCTCCGGTGAGAAAACCATGGAGAATATCAATCCGTATACAGGAGAAGTTATCGCCACATGGCGGTCATCGAATAAAGAAGATATTGATCGTGCTTATGAAGCTGCCGAGAAGGGATCAGTGCAATGGAGTCAGACATTACCTAGTCAAAAAGAAGAAATTTTGCGCAAGGTATCCATGATAATGGGTGAGCGCAAAGATGAAATTATTCAGTTACTCATTACTGAATCCGGAAGTACTCGGATCAAAGCTGAAGCGGAGTTCGCTGCTGCCAAGCGCATTGTAGACGAATCAGCATCATTCCCTTATCGGATGAAAGGCGAGATTCTACCCTCGAATACAGCTGGCAAGGAGAACCGCGTTGTGCGTGAACCCAAAGGGGTCATAGGAGTGATCGGGCCGTGGAATTTTCCACTGCACTTATGCTTGCGTTCGGTGGCACCAGCCATTGCCCTGGGTAATGGGGTTGTGATTAAGCCTGCTTCTGATACACCCATTACCGCAGGCTGGCTAATCGCAGATCTATTTGATCAAGCTGGATTGCCAAAAGGTGTACTGCATGTTGTTGCAGGAAGCGGGAGCGAGATTGGAGACTACTTCGTCGCTCATTCTATCCCAAAAGTCATTTCATTTACAGGATCAACAGAAGTCGGCCAAGGCATCGGTAAACTGGCTGGTGAACATCTGAAAGAAACGGCGCTGGAATTAGGTGGTAACAATGCGATGGTTGTGCTGGAAGATGCGGATCTTGAACGAGCGGCAGAGGCAGCGGTATTTGGAAAGTTTCTGCATCAAGGCCAGATTTGTATGGCGCTGAACCGTATTATCATTCATACCGATATCTATGATTCATTTGTAGATGCATTTGTTGCCAAAACGAAGCAAATCCAAGCGGGAGATCCAGCAGATTCCAATACCCTTGTAGGGCCACTTATCCGCGAAAAAGAAGTAGAGCGCCTGCTTGAGCTTGTGAAAAGCGCAGAAGATGCGGGAGCTCGGTTGTTGCTTGGTGGATCAAGCAAAGGCAGTGTGTTGCAGCCAACAGTGCTGGCTGACGTGAAACCTGAGCAGGAGATAGTGCAACAAGAGTTGTTTGGACCGGTTGCTGTCTTATTGCGTGCAAAGGATGAGGCTGAAGCTGTTCGTTTAGCCAACGATACGCCATACGGCTTGAGTGGTTCGGTATTTACGACGAATCTCGAGCGAGGTTATCAAGTTGCTAAGCGCATCGAATCAGGCATGATCCATGTTAATGACCAGTCTGTAAACGACGAGGCACATGTTATGTTTGGTGGAGAGAAATCTTCAGGCATTGGCCGATTCGGCGGTGACTGGGCGATAGACAAATTCACGCGCACCCGCTGGATTAGCTTACAGCATCAATATCGGACATATCCTGGTGTGAGCGATGTCGACTGACCGCCTGTAGGGGATGAATCAGGTGCATGATGAGAGCTTGTTCGTGTGTAATCGACAATAATAAGCAAAAGCCCGTTTCTGCCTTTAAGGACGGGCTTTTGCACGTTTTTACATACCCTAGAATGCATGTGAAAAAAACCGGTGAAAAAGGGTTTGGTGAAGTCAGGATATGGTTATTTATGGATACACGGAAGAACAGATCCGTAAAATCCAAGGTAAAGGGGCTTGAATTTCATGTCCATTGACCGTTTTATTCTAAGGAAGTTGAATTCTTGTCAGGAAGAACATACACGAGCTAATCTGGTTCGGTTGTTTGTCATTCGAATTCATAAAGCGGAGATTGCAGAAGGTAGTGAGAGCGGCTATAGCGTGAGCCGAGTGAATTAACAAATAGATAAGATGTTGCTTCAACATAAAAAAGGAAGCTTGTCCTTAGTGGCAGCTTCCTTTTTCTTATCGTCCGTATAGAACGAGTACGCAGCAAGTTCATTATAGATGAATTAATGTGGTCTCGACTTAATACAAAGACAAGGCCAGAGAGTCATTTTCACTGCGACTGTGGAGAATGGCTTCTCCATTAATAATTTCAATACTAATCAAAGAGTGCAAACATTTTTGTAAAGCTCGTTTACCGTTGCTAATTTTGTGCTCAAGAGCACTGCTAAGCAATCTTAATGTTTTTTGCACAGGTTGTTTGTTTTCTTGATTGAAATATACAGGGATTGATTTGTTTTGAAAAGTTATTAGTGTTCTCACTTGAAATCACCTCACGGGAGTTATTTCATACAGGTAATATTAAATACCAATGCTTAAAATTACCTTAAAATCAGCTTATGAAAACATAAAGGTGGAGAATGTTTGAAAAGTGTTCACAATTCAATTGTGGGCGAAGGAATAAACGGATAGGTAATGAAGTGTTATTTCCATTTAAATGGTATAAATCGAACCTTTTTCGCATCCTCGCAAATTGAAAACGTAAGTCTGCCTCCAAAGTTCTGAGACCATGGGACGATATTTTAATATAAACGTGGGTCATATGTAACAAAATTACAGAAAGTACATTGCAAACAAAGGGGTTATGTAAGAAAATAAGGGTTGAAACCGTGTTTCATCCGCTTTTTTTTGATTTAATCTGACATTAGGACAATTTACATATGAGACTATGGGAGGGATTTGATGATTCTTACCGTGTATTCCGGCCGGGAGGAAGGCGAATGGTTTGACATTGAAGTCCCGGATGAATGTACAATTGAACATTTGAAAACATTGCTGGGAGTCCGTATATTTGGACAGGCACCTGGGGATGGCATTCAATATATCCTTGAAGCTAAGTTTCCAGAGGGACTGTGGTTCTCACCGCACAATAGTCAGCAACTCATGGAAACGGGGCTGAGACAGGGGAGCTGTGTGCGAGTTCAACGTGCGTTCTCAACGACGTTAGAAGAAGCGCCGGTATACGGAAGACGCTCACTGTTCCAACAGGACAGCAACGAATGACGATTCAGAACGTATATATCATATTATCAACAATTAACAAGGTTGTTCAAAAGGTTCGCTTTTGATTTTGAACACGTACTATTAAGGAGGTCTTCTCTTCGTGAATGTGTTATATCAGCGTTCTCCAAGAATGACGCCGGTTCTTAAGGAAGATAAGCTCGAAATTTTGAGGCCTCCCGCTGAACCTAGCAAACCTACATTCTCAATCATATCCATCGTTATTCCCATTATGATGACGATGGTTAGCATCGGCTTCTATGTATATATTAATCTAACAGGTAAATTTAGTAATCCTACCTTTATGATGTTTCAAATGATGACCGTTATGATGATGTTAACATCGTATACGATTCCATTCTTTGTATATTTAAGTAACAAGAAGAATTATCGCAAAAAGATTGAAGAACGTAAGGCGATGTACCGTGCTCAGTTGAACAAGCATCGTGAAGAGCTGAAGGAAGCTCAAGCGGAACAAGTGAAGAGTTTGTATGAAATTCACGGCGATCCGGGTGTTTGTCTACAAGTTGTAAAAAACAGAAATAGTTCCTTGTGGGAACGTTCGCCAGAAGATGATGACTTTATGCAGGTGCGGATTGGTACAGGGGAAATTCCTTTTCGGATTAAGCTTCAGGTGCCACGTCCAGACGGATATGAAAAGGATGAATTAATTGAGGCTGCTCACGAGCTTGCTTCTGAGTTTGAGACTGTACCCGATGCATCAATCACTCTACCGTTATTCCAATCGAAGGTCATGGGGTTGGTGGGGAATCGTGAGGAAGTGCTGGCTTCACTGCGTGTGATCGTTTCACAGCTTACCGTGCGCCATTCTCCAGATGAGCTCAAAATTGCTGCTTTTTATGAAGAAAAAGAAAGCAAGGAATGGGAATGGTTGCGCTGGCTTCCCCATATTTGGGATGAAGATCAGGGACAGCGGTATATGGCCGACAGGCACAGCGGTGCGCATCAATTGGCGGACAGCTTGTTTTCCGTGTTAAACCGGCGTCGGAATAACAAGGAGGATCGTTACAAAAAATCGGTACAAACGCCTTGTTATGTGGTCATTTTGTCGGAAACACAATTAATTGAAGAAGAGCCATTATTGCCGCTTCTATTGGAATCGGCTCAAGAGATCGATGTGTGCACGATTATATTAGCTAATCGGAAGGAATCTCTTCCGATGCACTGCCAGCTTATTATGGAAGCTTCCAAAGGCAAAGGCGTATATATTAAGAAAACTGAGGATGCCGATGTTGTACAGCAAACGTACACACCAGACGTAATCTCTAGAGAATCAGCAGAGGCGTTGTCACGTTACATGTCTCCGATCCGTTTGAAGCGTTCATCCGCTTCGGATATTCCACAGGTGCTTCCATTGTTCGATATGTTAAGCACATCACGCGTGGAGGAACTGGATGTTGTATCGCGCTGGAGCCAGACTCGATATCCTGATACTTTGCCTGTACCGATGGGTGTGCGTGCTGGTGGCAAGAAAATAGCCATTAATCTACATGACAAAATTGAACGTCAGGGTCATGGGCCGCATGGTCTAATTGCAGGAACCACCGGATCAGGGAAAAGTGAAGTCATTCAGTCCATTGTTGCATCGCTTGCGGCTGAATTTCACCCGCACGACCTTGCTTTTATGTTAATTGACTACAAGGGCGGTGGGATGTCCAATACGTTTGTTGGATTACCACACGTCGTAGGCACAATTACCAATCTAGATGGAAATCTGATTGAACGTGCGAATATTTCACTTCGAGCCGAGCTGGTTAGAAGACAGAAGATATTAAATGATGCAGGCAATCTGCAGCATATCGATGAATATTACAAAATTCTACGTTCAAGGCATGAACAGCCATTGCCCCATCTCGTTATTATCATCGATGAATTTGCTCAGTTGAAACGGGATCAGCCAGAATTCATGGATGAATTGATTAGTATTGCAGCTATTGGCCGGACGCTCGGAGTGCATCTGATCTTGGCAACTCAGAAGCCGGCTGGTGTTGTCGATGATAAAATCTGGAGTAACTCCCGTTTCCGCATCTGTCTTCGGGTTCAAAGCGAAGGAGACAGCCGAGATATGATTAAGATTCCAAATGCGGCATGGATTACGAAGCCGGGGCGAGGGTATTTCCAAGTCGGCAGTGATGAAGTATTCGAAGAGATGCAGTTTGCTTGGAGCGGCGCACCCTATAATCAGCAGGAAGATAAAACCTCCGTATTGCCCGTCATGGAAGTACGT
It includes:
- a CDS encoding DUF441 domain-containing protein, coding for MDITSLLLLGFAALGIISSNTPVAVAMVFLLLLRVLNLNQAFPWLEKYGLTIGIIILTIGVMAPLASGKISLQTIGESFLHWKSLLAIGVGLLVAYLGGRGATLMSTQPTVVAGLLIGTVLGVALFKGVPVGPLIAAGILSLLLGKS
- a CDS encoding YpdA family putative bacillithiol disulfide reductase, which encodes MEDVIIIGGGPCGLSAAIECERLGLSAVIIEKYNIVQSIYLYPTHMQFFSTAELLEIGNVPFSTPNDKPFRYEALAYYRKVAEHFNLRVHNYEEAHTIKCKDDGTFEVHTMNRRGQTVIHEGRNIVVATGYFDHPNYLGIPGEDKDKVTHYFREAHPYAQTRVAIIGGSNSAVDAAMELVRVGAHIDMVYRGSGLSEHIKSWVRPLFESMVQKGRITLHLNARVNEILDDSVRLLHHDGTTSELENDFVLAMTGFRPDRKLLTSVGVEMSEDMDKPKYDPQTMESSVPGIYVGGVIASGRNANEVFIESGRWHGKYIAEHIVSKNRKLSEGK
- a CDS encoding metalloregulator ArsR/SmtB family transcription factor, with product MQLEKIVAYHKALADPTRLRMLLLLSQGELNGQALAERLNLSQPTVTHHASKLREAALIKERREKNIVFFSLNPSFIREHAQASVDFIFKSEEVTDMSEVNETLKASVMRNFFSKDGRIRQIPAQYKKKLIVLGHLARQLEFGRKYTEKEINVFIQNYHEDFATIRREFIMHQFMYREDGVYELNPKEMWTRWDQVK
- the rsgA gene encoding ribosome small subunit-dependent GTPase A, which produces MNKHLEQYGWSTQWQEQCTTLDMNHSERKPARIIADHGHLQRIITADGEGWGRATGRLRREHEETGSGFTVGDWIEVSGPTGDEAVIHSVLPRRSKVSRQAAGNETKEQLIAANVDTLLIVAALNNDFNLRRLERYMIMAWNGGVQPVIVLSKSDLCSNVEEQMALVEGIAPGVEVVALSAVQDQGKEQLERYLQSGMTVALTGSSGSGKSTLVNWLLGENVQLTQSVREADSRGRHTTTHREMFVLPQGAVLIDTPGMRELNLWEEGDQGLALAFGEIEGLAISCKFHNCSHTRELGCAVKEAIQNGTLEGKRLDNYLKMQKELQFQQRKELQASKRRTATSKPVNNRKPKHVRSIREWDEV
- a CDS encoding L,D-transpeptidase, giving the protein MPDYNIIVDLSDHMLYLLDGNQVVKGYPVATGKMLTQTPNGEFTIINKQVNPGGPFGALWMGLSAPHYGIHGTNDPSSIGKSVSHGCIRMYNSDVLDLSSKVSVGTKVKIRP
- a CDS encoding GNAT family N-acetyltransferase, whose protein sequence is MQIRQAREGDARAIAYVHTESWKTTYRGIISDEFLDHLTTEARIPQWEQMIRSGEKEQILLVAEQADGENVGFACGGREREGKLPYDGEIYAIYLLQASQGQRIGTMLASQVVQHLHKLKLRSLLIWALEKNSACRFYEQMGGTVVHSQALSIGGKDQLEVAYGWEDLQLFGERSTSQE
- a CDS encoding aldehyde dehydrogenase family protein yields the protein MTLMDTKQTWTKQYINGEWIEGSGEKTMENINPYTGEVIATWRSSNKEDIDRAYEAAEKGSVQWSQTLPSQKEEILRKVSMIMGERKDEIIQLLITESGSTRIKAEAEFAAAKRIVDESASFPYRMKGEILPSNTAGKENRVVREPKGVIGVIGPWNFPLHLCLRSVAPAIALGNGVVIKPASDTPITAGWLIADLFDQAGLPKGVLHVVAGSGSEIGDYFVAHSIPKVISFTGSTEVGQGIGKLAGEHLKETALELGGNNAMVVLEDADLERAAEAAVFGKFLHQGQICMALNRIIIHTDIYDSFVDAFVAKTKQIQAGDPADSNTLVGPLIREKEVERLLELVKSAEDAGARLLLGGSSKGSVLQPTVLADVKPEQEIVQQELFGPVAVLLRAKDEAEAVRLANDTPYGLSGSVFTTNLERGYQVAKRIESGMIHVNDQSVNDEAHVMFGGEKSSGIGRFGGDWAIDKFTRTRWISLQHQYRTYPGVSDVD
- the essC gene encoding type VII secretion protein EssC; the protein is MNVLYQRSPRMTPVLKEDKLEILRPPAEPSKPTFSIISIVIPIMMTMVSIGFYVYINLTGKFSNPTFMMFQMMTVMMMLTSYTIPFFVYLSNKKNYRKKIEERKAMYRAQLNKHREELKEAQAEQVKSLYEIHGDPGVCLQVVKNRNSSLWERSPEDDDFMQVRIGTGEIPFRIKLQVPRPDGYEKDELIEAAHELASEFETVPDASITLPLFQSKVMGLVGNREEVLASLRVIVSQLTVRHSPDELKIAAFYEEKESKEWEWLRWLPHIWDEDQGQRYMADRHSGAHQLADSLFSVLNRRRNNKEDRYKKSVQTPCYVVILSETQLIEEEPLLPLLLESAQEIDVCTIILANRKESLPMHCQLIMEASKGKGVYIKKTEDADVVQQTYTPDVISRESAEALSRYMSPIRLKRSSASDIPQVLPLFDMLSTSRVEELDVVSRWSQTRYPDTLPVPMGVRAGGKKIAINLHDKIERQGHGPHGLIAGTTGSGKSEVIQSIVASLAAEFHPHDLAFMLIDYKGGGMSNTFVGLPHVVGTITNLDGNLIERANISLRAELVRRQKILNDAGNLQHIDEYYKILRSRHEQPLPHLVIIIDEFAQLKRDQPEFMDELISIAAIGRTLGVHLILATQKPAGVVDDKIWSNSRFRICLRVQSEGDSRDMIKIPNAAWITKPGRGYFQVGSDEVFEEMQFAWSGAPYNQQEDKTSVLPVMEVRLNGKREPLLTGERRAVLKGDDVPKQLQVFIDYVAQAAEEAGIDRLPGPWLPPLPETLEWDSLTDWQEEKNREVLLDGGASGLKPLVGLLDDLPNQRQEPLALPVDQGHLVVYGMPGLGKTTFVQTMLMSLARSERTESWHGYIIDMGRMMKDFAGLPQIGAVMMAEEEDRIKRLFRYILKLSAQRKDMISEAGVKTISAYRRTAHEAVPQVIVVIDGYLSFRNAYPEENELLETILREGGSLGITFVLTANRVTDIFEKFRSNIPNAVSFELSDPSDYYYAVGRPSKAPSQLPPGRGLVKGQVPPLMFQAALPSSGADEGKRSSELRRTIAEIREAWTGEQAPQIAPLPEEVKLKDVLIQTGSYGQLNESSVTVPVGVLTDDLEPFLLNLREGPHFMVTSPMEGGKTTFLLTWMLSLAYHASPEVVQIYTVDMRYGSGGLGEISSLPHVRGHVSREDQLAPVIQQLYDEVLKRGEIAGGPEIVLTIDDAETLSKQLNDFNVKDQLGVIVRQGRDRGIHVILSGVPADFPTFGSDWVSDVKASQSGLLFGTLDPNDLSFFRIPYSESGGSSAGLKVLPPGQGYYVKRKYSRVKGAVPCDDNWKMNDWIFEIRDRWHVVV